The following coding sequences are from one Sphingomonadaceae bacterium OTU29LAMAA1 window:
- a CDS encoding DUF4893 domain-containing protein has protein sequence MTAWRLAVPVLLAAAMASPATGAQRDVDVDWRKVATKQDRERLRGWRDAWIEALGKVRTTRNGAAALAQDAALFDPDRLIQGAALTPGSYRCRMYRLGGVGAGARVLLSGGWAGCRVTENGLVRRFVTDGAQRASGNLFDSTDSRTVFLGTLALGDEDRPMRYGRDARRDMAGLVERIGPDRWRMVLPFPGFQSTLDVMEIVRG, from the coding sequence ATGACGGCATGGCGCCTTGCCGTGCCCGTGCTGTTGGCCGCGGCGATGGCATCGCCGGCGACCGGTGCGCAACGCGATGTCGATGTCGACTGGCGCAAGGTCGCGACGAAGCAGGATCGCGAGCGGCTGCGCGGCTGGCGTGATGCGTGGATCGAAGCGCTGGGCAAGGTGCGTACGACGCGCAACGGCGCCGCCGCACTGGCGCAAGACGCGGCGCTGTTCGATCCCGACCGGTTGATTCAGGGAGCGGCGCTGACGCCGGGGTCCTATCGCTGCCGGATGTACCGGCTGGGCGGTGTCGGAGCGGGAGCGCGGGTGCTGCTCAGCGGCGGATGGGCCGGATGCCGCGTCACGGAAAATGGCCTCGTCCGTCGTTTCGTGACCGATGGTGCGCAGCGGGCGAGCGGCAATCTGTTCGACAGCACCGACTCCCGTACCGTCTTTCTCGGCACTCTGGCGCTTGGCGACGAGGACAGGCCGATGCGTTACGGCCGCGATGCGCGTCGCGACATGGCGGGGCTGGTCGAGCGGATCGGGCCGGACCGATGGCGGATGGTGCTGCCGTTCCCCGGTTTCCAGTCCACGCTGGACGTGATGGAAATCGTGCGCGGTTAG
- a CDS encoding zinc metallopeptidase → MRLDDFDPNDINVEDQRGQSFGGGGGGGGGLLFGLLPLIGSRFGCGGIVVVLLLFAVFGGLGNLGGMLGGGGGQVSAPTSQRAGTDVASSCNLTPQSKAACNAFQSAENTWTALFEKAGQRFQEPKLVFFGGSGKSGCGAAQAAMGPFYCPTDQGIYLDTSFFDELATRFGAKGDFAQDYVIAHEFGHHIQNLLGTSDQVQQIQRRGSETEGNAASVRLELQADCYAGVWAAQNRSRMEPGDLEEGLTAAQAIGDDTLQKQSQGRVVPDSFTHGTSAQRQAWLQRGLTTGDPAQCDTFSGAI, encoded by the coding sequence ATGCGCCTCGACGATTTCGATCCCAATGATATCAATGTCGAGGATCAAAGGGGCCAGAGCTTCGGCGGTGGCGGCGGTGGCGGCGGCGGATTGCTGTTTGGTCTGCTGCCGCTGATCGGCAGTCGCTTTGGCTGCGGCGGCATCGTCGTGGTGCTGCTGTTGTTCGCGGTGTTCGGCGGGCTGGGCAACCTCGGCGGCATGCTCGGCGGTGGCGGCGGTCAGGTGTCCGCGCCGACCAGCCAGCGCGCCGGCACCGATGTCGCATCGAGCTGCAACCTGACGCCGCAGAGCAAGGCGGCCTGCAACGCGTTCCAGTCCGCGGAAAACACCTGGACCGCCTTGTTCGAAAAAGCCGGCCAGCGCTTTCAGGAACCCAAGCTCGTCTTCTTCGGTGGCAGCGGCAAATCCGGCTGCGGCGCGGCGCAGGCGGCGATGGGTCCCTTCTATTGCCCGACCGATCAGGGCATCTATCTCGACACCAGCTTCTTCGACGAGCTCGCCACGCGTTTCGGCGCCAAGGGCGATTTCGCGCAGGATTACGTGATCGCGCACGAATTCGGCCACCACATCCAGAATTTGCTCGGCACGTCCGATCAGGTGCAGCAGATCCAGCGCCGCGGCAGCGAGACGGAAGGCAACGCCGCTTCGGTGCGGCTGGAGCTACAGGCGGATTGCTATGCCGGGGTGTGGGCGGCGCAGAACCGCAGTCGGATGGAACCCGGCGATCTCGAAGAGGGTCTCACCGCGGCTCAGGCGATCGGCGACGATACGCTCCAGAAGCAGAGCCAGGGCCGGGTCGTTCCCGACAGCTTCACGCACGGCACGTCGGCGCAGCGTCAGGCATGGCTGCAACGCGGCCTGACGACGGGCGACCCGGCCCAGTGTGACACCTTCTCCGGCGCGATCTGA
- a CDS encoding 3-hydroxybutyrate dehydrogenase — MFLKGKTALITGSTSGIGLAYARAFAAEGAAVMINGFGDADQIEDIRAELAATSGVAALYDAADMTKPDEIAAMVDRAARETGSVDIAVNNAGIQHVAPIESFPDDKMEAIIRINLLSAWYVAKAAIPHMKAKGWGRMITTASAHSLVASPNKSAYVMAKHGIAGLTKTLALETAQQGITVNCISPGYVWTPLVEAQIPDTMTARGLTRDQVINDVLLAAQPTKEFVTPEQVAALALFLCRDEAKAITGANMSVDGGWTAA, encoded by the coding sequence ATGTTCCTCAAGGGCAAGACCGCGCTCATCACCGGCTCCACCTCGGGTATCGGCCTTGCCTATGCGCGCGCCTTCGCCGCCGAAGGCGCCGCGGTGATGATCAACGGCTTCGGTGACGCCGACCAGATCGAGGACATCCGGGCCGAGCTGGCCGCCACCAGCGGCGTGGCTGCGCTGTATGATGCGGCGGACATGACGAAGCCGGACGAGATCGCGGCGATGGTCGACCGGGCGGCCCGGGAGACGGGAAGCGTCGATATCGCGGTCAACAACGCAGGCATCCAGCACGTCGCGCCGATCGAAAGCTTTCCGGACGATAAAATGGAGGCGATCATCCGCATCAACCTTCTGTCGGCCTGGTACGTCGCAAAGGCGGCGATACCGCATATGAAGGCGAAGGGATGGGGACGGATGATCACCACCGCCTCGGCACACAGCCTGGTCGCGAGCCCGAACAAATCGGCCTATGTCATGGCCAAGCACGGGATCGCCGGCCTGACCAAGACGCTGGCGCTTGAGACGGCGCAGCAGGGCATCACCGTCAATTGCATCTCGCCCGGCTATGTCTGGACACCATTGGTCGAGGCGCAGATCCCCGACACGATGACGGCGCGGGGCCTGACGCGCGATCAGGTGATCAACGACGTGCTGCTCGCCGCGCAGCCGACCAAGGAATTCGTCACGCCGGAACAGGTTGCCGCGTTGGCGCTGTTCCTGTGCCGCGACGAGGCGAAGGCGATCACCGGTGCGAACATGTCGGTGGACGGCGGCTGGACGGCGGCATGA
- a CDS encoding N-acetylmuramoyl-L-alanine amidase: MAFRWTRASSARQGRRVFALFALIAGWLTSAPAWAATAIRSVVVQDGSIVIRFDGRVGDATGIILDGTRQIAVDVAGALPGVRAATGGPVSGVRQLRQGSGTRLLFDLARPAILGDGGFDADGQSLTLSLEPVSAARFAAASAAGPLSFMAFDFGDWAAKPKYKVSIPVPPPARGVALPRVRGDDSRPLVVIDAGHGGVDPGAINPETGLREKDVTLRIAQAIRDELLATGRVRVALTRDDDRYLVLRERYGIARRLKASLFISVHCDSVGSGDASGASVYTLSEVASDKEAARLATRENKADVISGVNLGDAGADVSSILIDLTQRETMNTSASFARLLGREAKPLIPTKPVFHRMASLMVLKAPDMPSILFETGYISNPSDAAFLDSRQGRERIAESVTKAVEVHFARQLASR, from the coding sequence ATGGCTTTTCGCTGGACCCGCGCATCGTCTGCGCGGCAAGGACGCCGTGTGTTCGCGCTCTTCGCCCTGATCGCCGGCTGGCTGACGAGCGCGCCCGCGTGGGCAGCGACCGCCATTCGCAGCGTCGTGGTGCAGGACGGATCGATCGTCATCCGCTTCGACGGGCGTGTCGGCGACGCGACCGGCATCATCCTGGACGGGACCCGCCAGATCGCCGTCGATGTCGCAGGCGCCTTACCGGGCGTGCGGGCCGCAACCGGTGGACCGGTAAGCGGTGTACGCCAGCTGCGTCAGGGAAGCGGCACGCGCCTGTTGTTCGATCTCGCGCGTCCGGCGATTCTGGGCGATGGCGGGTTTGACGCGGACGGGCAGAGCCTGACGCTGTCGCTGGAGCCGGTCAGCGCCGCGCGTTTCGCCGCCGCCAGCGCGGCCGGGCCGCTCAGCTTCATGGCATTCGACTTCGGCGACTGGGCCGCCAAGCCGAAGTACAAGGTATCGATCCCTGTGCCGCCGCCCGCGCGCGGCGTCGCGCTGCCACGGGTGCGCGGTGACGACAGCCGCCCGTTGGTGGTGATCGATGCCGGTCATGGCGGCGTCGATCCGGGTGCGATCAATCCCGAGACCGGCCTGCGCGAAAAGGACGTGACGCTGCGGATCGCACAGGCGATTCGTGACGAACTGCTGGCGACGGGCCGCGTCCGCGTGGCGTTGACGCGGGACGACGACCGTTATCTGGTGTTGCGTGAACGGTACGGCATCGCACGCCGGCTGAAGGCGAGCCTGTTCATCTCGGTTCATTGCGACAGCGTCGGTAGTGGCGATGCCTCCGGTGCCTCGGTCTACACGCTGTCCGAGGTCGCGTCCGACAAGGAGGCCGCGCGGCTGGCAACGCGCGAGAACAAGGCGGACGTCATCTCCGGCGTCAACCTGGGAGATGCCGGTGCGGACGTGTCATCGATCCTGATCGATCTGACGCAGCGCGAGACGATGAACACCTCCGCCAGTTTCGCCCGACTTCTCGGGCGTGAGGCCAAGCCGCTGATCCCGACGAAGCCGGTGTTCCATCGCATGGCGTCGTTGATGGTGCTGAAAGCGCCGGACATGCCATCGATCCTGTTCGAGACGGGCTATATCTCCAATCCGTCGGATGCGGCGTTTTTGGATAGCCGGCAGGGGCGCGAACGGATCGCGGAGAGCGTAACGAAGGCGGTGGAAGTACATTTCGCGCGGCAACTGGCAAGCCGCTAG